One genomic segment of Kordiimonas sp. SCSIO 12603 includes these proteins:
- the trxA gene encoding thioredoxin has protein sequence MATITVTDANFKELVLESDKPVLLDFWAQWCGPCKMIGPVLEEISNGRDDIVIAKMDIDENPETPTSFGVRSIPTMLIFKGGESVATTMGAKPKAQLEAWINQSL, from the coding sequence ATGGCTACTATCACAGTAACTGATGCGAACTTTAAAGAGCTTGTACTAGAATCAGACAAGCCAGTTCTTCTTGATTTTTGGGCACAGTGGTGTGGCCCATGTAAAATGATTGGCCCTGTACTGGAAGAGATTTCCAACGGTCGTGATGATATTGTAATCGCTAAGATGGACATTGATGAAAATCCAGAAACACCGACAAGCTTTGGTGTTCGCTCCATCCCTACAATGCTGATTTTTAAAGGTGGCGAATCTGTTGCAACAACAATGGGTGCAAAGCCAAAAGCACAGCTTGAAGCTTGGATTAATCAGTCGCTCTAA
- a CDS encoding nucleotidyltransferase family protein, whose protein sequence is MMTKLQTAMILAAGKGTRMRELSEQMPKPMVLVNGISLVDRLLAHAEQAGIEKVIINVHHLAGMLEHHLAPYTSDGFVEVSDERGELLETGGGVKKALPKLGNEPFLVMNGDALWVDRAGSNINRLAEHWNSEEMDVLLLLAPTNEALGYDGVGDFLGAGDGAFPIEFRAEAQAAPNMYAGVQIVKSEMYDDMPDGAFSNLEIFKKAAQKGRLYGLVIDGTWMHVGTPEAVGEAEAKLKELGAE, encoded by the coding sequence ATGATGACCAAGCTTCAAACAGCAATGATTTTGGCAGCAGGAAAAGGTACGCGCATGCGTGAGTTATCTGAACAAATGCCGAAACCAATGGTGCTCGTTAACGGTATCTCACTCGTAGATAGGCTTCTTGCTCATGCTGAACAGGCCGGAATTGAGAAAGTGATCATAAATGTTCATCATCTGGCAGGTATGCTTGAACATCATTTGGCGCCCTATACATCTGATGGGTTTGTCGAGGTGTCTGATGAACGTGGTGAGCTTTTGGAAACAGGTGGTGGTGTAAAAAAAGCGCTGCCAAAACTCGGAAATGAACCGTTTTTGGTAATGAATGGTGATGCGCTCTGGGTCGATCGGGCTGGAAGTAATATTAACCGTTTAGCCGAGCACTGGAATTCTGAGGAGATGGATGTTCTTCTTTTGCTCGCGCCAACAAATGAAGCGCTTGGTTACGACGGTGTTGGCGATTTCTTAGGGGCAGGCGACGGCGCTTTTCCAATTGAGTTTCGGGCAGAAGCCCAAGCTGCGCCAAATATGTATGCGGGTGTGCAAATCGTAAAATCCGAAATGTATGACGACATGCCAGATGGCGCTTTTTCCAACTTGGAAATATTCAAAAAAGCCGCTCAAAAGGGCCGACTATATGGCCTCGTGATTGATGGTACTTGGATGCATGTAGGCACACCAGAAGCGGTAGGAGAAGCGGAAGCTAAACTCAAAGAATTGGGGGCTGAATAA
- the addB gene encoding double-strand break repair protein AddB, translated as MVSSPTIYTVDPSVSFVDALASGLLKMAGGDPVGLAEMTVLVPNRRAQRSLQDAFLRLLEHRTTLLPVMRPIGDVDEEEINFLGAGMPVDPSDIPPAIASARRQTLLMRQVMAWGGFGEKLAPAQGWRLAEELAKFMDQVDTKNLSYETLTELVPESLSEHWDITLQFLKIVTEAWPLILEAEGAINPVVRRDALLRMLASVWHENPPKGKLVAAGSTGSIPATAELLSVVARLPEGMVILPGVDHIASDECWDLIDPTHPQTAMKNLLETMGASRHEIEPWSHDLLDANYGRSKFFRDALLPAALTRNWRQMNYRDKATEELFAGIDAIVAPTRREEADSIAVLMREVLEEPGKTAALVTPDRQLARHVRASLGRWGIDIDDSGGDRALNTVPGRLFGLIATAVSDRLAPVPFLAVLQHPLVSLGRSRQEYLEFVHRLDHGVLRGVRPAGGADGLLKRASVAAEDGRNRFQKDDIPFLEEALDAFLPLLGAFDSDASLSELLRAHIECAEMLAANDTETGSDALWRGEAGLALADSFAEHIEQTADLKEISAESYAPLFAEMLSPAMVRPVWRKHPRLSIWGPLEARLQRADVMVLGGLNEGVWPGEIKADSWMNRQMRREYGLPPLERRMGQSAHDFMQAASGGKVYLTRAEKVDGSPTVPSRWWFRIEALAGREIPRAEKYVQWAGLLAKTETKPVRAPAPRPPLEARPKRLSVTQVEQWMRDPYGLYAKQVLGLRTLDPVDDRPNAAQKGTLLHEALELFLKERGAKYGDEGLERLIAVGRRVFEPVITQPAVYAFWWPRFEHIAKWFVANEEKRQKSHEVALVEGWGEATVPHTDFKVFAKADRIDRVKESGKLEIIDYKTGNIPTAKRVAAGFAPQLPLEAWLAEVGGFDGITASAVEDLIFWELKGGDPIQRQAKPIKDIEHAVWAAEDGLRRLVEAFSNEGTPYLSNPRPSEAGYGDYDHLARAKEWRGSENTEDNLSGALGEKADG; from the coding sequence GTGGTTTCTTCACCCACCATATATACGGTTGATCCTTCTGTTTCGTTCGTGGATGCACTTGCAAGTGGCCTTCTTAAAATGGCAGGTGGAGATCCTGTAGGCCTCGCGGAGATGACAGTGCTTGTGCCAAACCGCAGGGCACAACGTTCATTGCAGGATGCATTCTTGCGGCTGCTTGAGCACCGCACCACACTTCTACCTGTAATGCGGCCTATTGGTGATGTGGACGAAGAGGAAATCAATTTCCTGGGTGCTGGGATGCCGGTTGATCCTTCAGATATTCCGCCCGCAATTGCATCAGCACGGCGGCAAACTCTGTTAATGCGGCAGGTCATGGCATGGGGGGGCTTTGGTGAAAAGCTTGCGCCCGCGCAAGGGTGGAGGCTCGCTGAAGAACTAGCGAAATTTATGGATCAGGTGGATACGAAAAACTTGAGCTATGAAACTCTTACTGAACTTGTACCGGAAAGCCTTTCTGAGCATTGGGATATCACGCTGCAGTTTTTAAAAATTGTAACTGAAGCCTGGCCGCTTATTCTTGAAGCAGAAGGGGCGATTAATCCTGTAGTGCGTAGAGATGCACTCCTTCGTATGCTTGCATCTGTTTGGCATGAAAATCCGCCTAAAGGTAAGCTAGTTGCAGCGGGTTCTACAGGTTCTATTCCTGCCACAGCGGAACTGTTATCTGTGGTGGCGCGATTGCCGGAAGGCATGGTCATTCTACCCGGAGTAGATCACATAGCGAGCGATGAATGCTGGGACCTGATTGATCCTACCCATCCGCAAACAGCGATGAAGAACCTGTTGGAAACAATGGGTGCTTCACGGCATGAAATTGAACCATGGTCACATGATCTCCTGGATGCCAATTATGGCCGTAGTAAGTTTTTCAGGGATGCATTACTCCCTGCTGCACTGACCCGCAATTGGCGGCAAATGAATTACAGGGATAAGGCCACTGAAGAGCTCTTTGCTGGTATCGATGCCATTGTTGCACCAACCCGCCGCGAGGAGGCAGATAGTATTGCGGTTTTGATGCGTGAGGTGCTTGAAGAGCCAGGTAAAACCGCAGCGCTTGTAACACCTGATCGCCAGCTAGCACGGCATGTGCGTGCTAGTCTTGGTCGTTGGGGAATTGATATTGACGATTCTGGTGGTGACCGCGCTTTAAATACAGTCCCGGGACGCTTGTTTGGTTTAATTGCAACCGCTGTTTCTGACCGTTTGGCACCAGTGCCGTTTTTAGCGGTATTACAGCACCCTTTGGTTTCCCTTGGGCGATCCCGACAAGAATATCTCGAATTTGTCCACCGATTAGATCACGGTGTGCTCAGAGGCGTTAGACCTGCGGGCGGCGCTGATGGTCTTTTGAAACGAGCGTCGGTTGCTGCAGAAGATGGCCGTAATCGCTTCCAGAAAGATGATATTCCATTTCTTGAAGAAGCACTGGATGCATTCTTGCCGCTTCTTGGCGCATTTGATAGCGATGCTTCCCTTTCTGAGCTTTTAAGAGCGCATATTGAATGTGCAGAAATGCTGGCTGCAAATGATACTGAGACGGGCAGTGATGCTTTGTGGCGAGGTGAAGCAGGATTGGCGCTTGCGGATAGTTTTGCAGAACATATTGAGCAGACGGCTGACCTGAAGGAAATCTCTGCGGAAAGCTATGCTCCGTTGTTCGCTGAAATGCTGTCGCCTGCAATGGTCCGCCCCGTATGGCGTAAACACCCACGGTTAAGCATATGGGGTCCGCTTGAGGCGCGTTTGCAGCGTGCAGATGTGATGGTATTGGGTGGTTTGAATGAAGGCGTGTGGCCCGGCGAAATTAAAGCTGACAGCTGGATGAACCGCCAGATGCGCCGGGAGTACGGCTTGCCACCTCTGGAACGGCGTATGGGGCAATCAGCTCATGATTTTATGCAGGCTGCATCGGGAGGCAAGGTTTACCTTACGCGCGCTGAAAAAGTAGACGGTTCTCCAACTGTGCCGAGCCGTTGGTGGTTCCGTATTGAAGCGCTTGCAGGACGCGAGATACCACGCGCTGAAAAATATGTTCAGTGGGCAGGCTTGCTTGCCAAAACAGAAACCAAGCCTGTTCGAGCACCGGCGCCTAGGCCGCCGCTTGAAGCACGGCCTAAACGCTTATCTGTTACGCAAGTGGAACAATGGATGCGTGACCCTTATGGGCTTTATGCGAAACAGGTACTGGGCCTCAGAACGCTTGATCCTGTAGATGACAGACCAAACGCAGCGCAAAAGGGTACACTCCTTCACGAAGCGCTTGAACTCTTCCTGAAAGAGAGGGGTGCTAAATACGGTGATGAAGGCTTGGAGCGCCTTATTGCTGTAGGGCGTCGTGTATTCGAACCCGTAATTACCCAGCCTGCCGTTTATGCATTCTGGTGGCCCCGGTTTGAGCATATCGCTAAGTGGTTTGTAGCCAATGAGGAAAAGCGCCAGAAGTCTCATGAAGTTGCACTTGTAGAGGGCTGGGGAGAAGCAACAGTTCCGCATACGGATTTCAAAGTGTTTGCCAAAGCGGACCGTATTGATCGTGTGAAAGAAAGCGGCAAGCTGGAAATTATCGACTACAAAACGGGAAATATTCCAACAGCCAAGCGTGTTGCGGCGGGATTTGCTCCTCAGTTGCCACTTGAGGCATGGCTCGCTGAAGTAGGTGGCTTTGACGGCATCACCGCAAGTGCGGTGGAAGACCTTATTTTCTGGGAACTGAAGGGCGGTGACCCTATCCAGCGGCAGGCGAAGCCTATCAAAGATATTGAGCATGCTGTTTGGGCTGCTGAAGATGGTCTCAGACGCCTTGTGGAAGCTTTTAGTAATGAGGGAACACCTTATCTATCTAACCCACGTCCAAGCGAGGCAGGGTACGGGGATTATGATCATCTTGCGCGGGCCAAGGAATGGCGCGGTAGTGAAAACACCGAAGATAACTTGAGCGGCGCGTTAGGGGAGAAGGCTGATGGCTAA
- a CDS encoding DUF1801 domain-containing protein: protein MAELKTKENDASVEAFLEAVEHKKRREDALVIKEVFDRITSWPAKMWGASIVGYGSYDYKYPTGRTGTWMITGFSPRKTSLTLYIMPGFGRYEELMSRLGKYKTGKSCLYVNKLEDVDMEVLEELIKASVQHMVDNYHKDNPVCG, encoded by the coding sequence ATGGCGGAACTGAAAACCAAAGAAAATGATGCGAGTGTTGAGGCATTTTTGGAAGCTGTTGAGCATAAAAAACGCCGCGAAGATGCGCTTGTCATAAAAGAAGTGTTTGACCGTATTACTAGCTGGCCCGCTAAAATGTGGGGAGCTTCAATCGTTGGGTATGGGTCTTATGATTATAAATACCCTACCGGCCGAACGGGTACATGGATGATCACTGGTTTTTCCCCCAGAAAAACATCACTTACCCTGTATATCATGCCGGGTTTCGGCAGGTATGAAGAATTAATGTCCAGGCTTGGAAAATATAAAACCGGGAAAAGCTGCCTTTATGTAAACAAGCTTGAAGATGTTGATATGGAAGTGCTTGAGGAGCTGATCAAAGCATCTGTGCAGCATATGGTAGATAATTATCATAAAGATAACCCTGTTTGCGGATAG
- the tsaE gene encoding tRNA (adenosine(37)-N6)-threonylcarbamoyltransferase complex ATPase subunit type 1 TsaE, translating into MAQRKIQIHCNSQTETEGLAAKLAQIAKPGDLFALTGDLGAGKSTFARAFIRSLLDSPEAEVPSPTFTLVQAYEGPDYPVYHADLYRLHDPEEVYDLGLDDERAEAVMLIEWPDRLPEEWLQEASEISLVRAEKVGGQQGDDEARTVMITSDDDTIMALGE; encoded by the coding sequence ATGGCTCAACGTAAAATTCAAATTCATTGTAATTCCCAAACAGAAACAGAAGGACTTGCAGCTAAATTGGCGCAAATCGCAAAACCGGGCGATCTGTTTGCCCTAACCGGAGATTTAGGAGCGGGGAAAAGCACCTTTGCACGCGCTTTTATTCGGTCTCTTCTTGATAGCCCAGAGGCAGAAGTGCCAAGTCCAACCTTTACACTTGTGCAGGCATATGAAGGCCCTGACTATCCCGTGTATCATGCTGATTTGTACCGATTACATGATCCAGAAGAAGTATATGATTTAGGGCTTGATGATGAACGGGCTGAAGCGGTGATGCTGATAGAGTGGCCCGACCGTTTGCCAGAAGAATGGCTTCAGGAAGCTTCCGAAATCTCCCTTGTTCGTGCTGAGAAAGTTGGCGGGCAGCAAGGCGATGATGAAGCTCGGACTGTAATGATTACAAGTGATGATGATACGATAATGGCGTTGGGCGAATAA
- a CDS encoding DUF1697 domain-containing protein has translation MTVWIVLLRGVNVGGGKNNTIIMKDFKVMLEGLGYKGVKTYIQSGNAVFSTSGTSAGTIKQEVGEAIERTFGFLPQIMVLKREAFRQKFTDNPFPQAEDEPKTLMICFLEREPDAPNFDNMKELQADTEEFQLKGDTFYFYAPKGIGRSKLAEKLERLLGVPVTARNLRSVGKILELAEVL, from the coding sequence ATGACAGTTTGGATCGTGCTGCTTCGCGGCGTGAACGTTGGCGGTGGCAAAAATAACACCATCATTATGAAAGACTTCAAGGTTATGCTTGAAGGGCTTGGGTACAAAGGTGTGAAAACTTATATCCAGAGTGGTAACGCGGTTTTCAGTACTTCCGGAACTAGCGCAGGAACTATCAAGCAAGAAGTAGGTGAAGCTATTGAGCGTACATTTGGTTTCTTGCCGCAAATTATGGTGTTGAAACGAGAGGCGTTTCGGCAAAAGTTCACTGACAATCCATTTCCTCAAGCTGAAGATGAACCGAAAACGCTGATGATCTGCTTTTTAGAACGAGAGCCTGATGCGCCAAACTTTGATAACATGAAGGAACTGCAGGCAGATACTGAAGAGTTTCAGCTTAAGGGGGATACATTTTATTTTTATGCACCAAAAGGTATTGGCCGATCCAAACTTGCCGAGAAACTTGAGCGTCTGCTCGGCGTACCTGTTACCGCGAGGAACTTGCGTTCAGTGGGCAAGATACTCGAGCTTGCAGAAGTTTTATAA
- the addA gene encoding double-strand break repair helicase AddA codes for MAKPRMTYEQARATTPDLTAWVGASAGTGKTHVLTARVLRLMLTGTRPENIVCLTFTKAAAAEMTNRIFEELGRWALMPDEELSAEINRRTEEYADEEMLVRARQLFAEVLDLSPGLQIQTFHSFCQSLLGRFPLEAGMAPGFEGVDEAEARDLMAGAKDQMLAATRKPKNKDLQDALSDVAKLVTENTFDEVIDRLSFEASTLSRAEAEYGGIDGLIAALYRALEVTPGDSPSRVVKSALDDQVFDTNGIHKLGMAMLEGSAAEAKKGDALCAFINADTAKREQLFGDYKLVFLTAKDEARARVANKKTVEGDPGLVDVIEKEQRRLIHIADTMLRLKATAATASLLKLGSSQLARYHFLKSERGLVDFDDMIQKTVGLFRRADIAPWVLFKLDAEVEHILVDEAQDTNRDQWRVVEALAAEFFAGEGTTDKVRTLFAVGDAKQSIFSFQRADPKEFIAARDRVFRQAFEAGMYADNVPLNLSFRSGEAVLSLVDKVFEREHRASIGLSPDDEDVKHDFIRKGHGGLVEMWPLEAPQSTAKEDTPEWALPLTQESVDDAEERTAWRIARRVKAMITSGELLESQGRPIRAGDVLVLVRRRTGFVDHLVKAFKSLRIPVAGRDRMVLTEELAVMDLLVLARFVLQPRDDLSLATVLKGPFVGFDDDALFELAYGRKASLWNALLAKAKEPKFARAATLLTKLLNAVDLKTPFEFFSYLLTDLGGRKLLVSRLGEDIHDPVDELLEEALRFELTSAASMQAFVKAVDDSGMQIKRDLEAAGDNVRIMTAHSAKGLQAPIVFLSDLVGLPDVTRDTRLLPLESATGGSPIPFWTSPAKGLPLVDSMKADVKHRQLAEYRRLLYVALTRAEDRLYIAGWQGRDEPSDDCWAVAIEEGFHRLGAEKVQAGDMEVLRYEVPQTLEVVAKELKQDAAVEQVAPDWLFDIMPEEPVPPKPLAPSKPEEEPSVSSPLVRTDEKRFQRGRYIHALLQWLPDLSVADREEAAFRYLKRTASDLTDAQHEQLWQEVNHILSDESFGALFTSGSKAEVPIAGIVAGRAISGQVDRLVVTENEVLVVDYKTNRPPPERVEDVQQVYVRQMALYAKALEGIYKDKTVRGALLWTDASRLMELPKPMLDAALNSV; via the coding sequence ATGGCTAAACCCCGGATGACCTACGAGCAAGCTCGCGCTACAACACCTGACCTCACTGCATGGGTGGGGGCGTCGGCAGGTACAGGGAAAACCCACGTACTGACCGCACGTGTTTTGAGGCTTATGCTCACAGGAACACGGCCTGAAAATATTGTTTGCCTCACTTTCACCAAGGCCGCGGCAGCGGAGATGACAAACCGTATTTTCGAAGAATTAGGCCGTTGGGCGTTGATGCCAGATGAGGAGTTAAGCGCTGAAATTAACCGGCGTACTGAAGAGTATGCGGATGAAGAAATGCTCGTACGTGCCCGGCAGTTGTTTGCAGAAGTGCTTGATTTATCTCCGGGGCTTCAGATCCAAACATTCCACAGCTTTTGTCAGTCCCTTCTTGGGCGTTTTCCACTTGAGGCTGGGATGGCTCCCGGTTTTGAAGGTGTGGATGAAGCCGAAGCCCGGGACCTTATGGCGGGCGCCAAAGATCAGATGCTGGCAGCCACCCGAAAGCCGAAAAATAAAGACCTGCAAGACGCACTTTCTGATGTCGCAAAACTGGTTACTGAAAATACTTTCGATGAGGTGATTGATCGCCTGTCATTCGAGGCGTCAACACTGAGTCGTGCTGAAGCAGAATATGGTGGTATTGATGGACTTATCGCGGCGCTTTATAGAGCGCTGGAAGTCACGCCGGGGGATAGCCCTTCGCGCGTTGTGAAATCAGCACTTGATGATCAGGTGTTTGATACGAACGGCATTCATAAACTCGGCATGGCAATGCTTGAAGGGAGTGCTGCGGAAGCGAAAAAAGGCGATGCACTCTGTGCCTTTATTAATGCCGATACGGCAAAGCGTGAGCAGTTATTTGGTGATTACAAGCTTGTTTTCCTGACGGCTAAGGACGAAGCCCGTGCCCGAGTTGCTAATAAGAAGACGGTGGAAGGTGATCCGGGGCTTGTTGATGTAATTGAAAAAGAACAACGTCGTCTTATCCATATCGCAGACACTATGCTCCGGCTGAAAGCTACGGCAGCGACTGCATCACTTTTGAAACTTGGATCATCTCAGCTCGCGCGGTACCATTTCCTTAAGTCCGAACGGGGGCTTGTGGATTTTGATGATATGATCCAGAAAACCGTTGGACTGTTTCGCCGAGCGGATATTGCACCTTGGGTGCTTTTTAAACTGGATGCAGAGGTCGAGCATATCCTTGTGGATGAAGCACAGGATACTAACCGTGATCAATGGCGTGTGGTAGAGGCGCTAGCCGCTGAGTTTTTTGCTGGTGAAGGTACGACAGATAAAGTGCGCACGCTTTTCGCAGTGGGCGATGCGAAGCAATCTATTTTCTCTTTCCAGCGTGCTGACCCCAAAGAATTTATCGCCGCAAGAGACCGGGTGTTCCGCCAAGCTTTTGAAGCAGGCATGTATGCGGATAATGTGCCTCTAAATCTCTCTTTCCGCTCAGGCGAAGCTGTGCTTAGCCTTGTGGATAAAGTTTTTGAACGGGAACACCGGGCATCCATCGGGCTTTCGCCTGATGATGAAGACGTGAAACATGATTTTATCCGCAAAGGGCATGGCGGCCTTGTGGAGATGTGGCCACTTGAAGCACCGCAATCTACAGCCAAGGAAGATACGCCTGAATGGGCGCTGCCGCTCACGCAAGAAAGCGTGGATGACGCGGAAGAACGTACTGCATGGCGGATTGCCCGCCGTGTGAAGGCCATGATCACCAGTGGTGAACTACTTGAAAGCCAGGGGCGTCCTATCCGTGCTGGTGATGTATTGGTGCTTGTGCGCAGGCGTACGGGCTTTGTGGATCATCTCGTGAAAGCGTTCAAAAGCCTCCGTATCCCGGTTGCGGGGCGTGACCGTATGGTGCTTACGGAAGAACTTGCAGTGATGGACCTTCTTGTACTTGCCCGTTTTGTCTTGCAGCCGAGGGATGATTTGAGCCTTGCAACGGTGCTGAAAGGCCCGTTTGTTGGGTTTGATGATGATGCGCTGTTCGAACTGGCCTACGGCAGAAAGGCATCTCTTTGGAATGCACTTCTTGCCAAGGCGAAGGAACCCAAGTTTGCCCGTGCTGCTACACTTTTGACCAAGCTCCTTAATGCAGTTGACCTGAAAACACCCTTTGAGTTTTTTAGTTATCTGCTGACTGATTTGGGAGGCAGGAAATTGCTGGTATCGCGCCTTGGTGAGGATATTCATGATCCGGTTGATGAACTGCTTGAAGAAGCTCTACGGTTTGAGCTTACAAGTGCTGCGTCCATGCAGGCCTTTGTGAAGGCGGTGGATGATAGCGGTATGCAAATCAAACGTGACCTTGAAGCCGCTGGCGATAATGTACGGATCATGACGGCACATAGCGCGAAGGGCCTCCAGGCTCCTATCGTATTTTTGTCTGATCTTGTTGGTTTGCCCGATGTAACCCGAGATACTCGTCTTCTTCCTCTAGAAAGCGCAACAGGGGGCAGTCCTATCCCGTTCTGGACATCACCCGCAAAGGGGCTTCCGCTTGTGGATAGTATGAAGGCAGATGTGAAGCATAGGCAGCTTGCTGAATATCGCAGGCTTCTGTATGTAGCGCTGACACGGGCTGAAGACAGACTTTATATTGCAGGCTGGCAGGGGCGCGATGAACCGTCTGATGACTGTTGGGCGGTTGCAATTGAAGAAGGTTTCCACAGGCTTGGCGCTGAAAAGGTGCAAGCGGGTGATATGGAAGTGCTGCGTTATGAGGTTCCTCAAACACTTGAAGTAGTTGCAAAGGAACTGAAGCAGGATGCGGCTGTGGAGCAAGTAGCACCTGACTGGCTGTTTGATATCATGCCTGAAGAACCTGTGCCGCCAAAACCACTTGCGCCTTCAAAGCCGGAAGAAGAACCATCGGTTTCCAGCCCGTTGGTGCGGACAGATGAGAAGCGCTTCCAGCGCGGCAGATATATTCATGCGCTCCTACAGTGGCTACCTGATTTATCTGTCGCTGATCGTGAAGAAGCGGCCTTCAGATATTTGAAGCGCACAGCAAGTGATCTTACCGATGCTCAGCATGAGCAGCTTTGGCAGGAAGTTAATCATATCCTGAGTGATGAGAGTTTCGGTGCTCTCTTTACTTCGGGAAGCAAAGCAGAAGTTCCTATTGCAGGTATTGTGGCTGGTCGAGCGATTTCAGGGCAGGTTGACAGGCTCGTAGTAACTGAAAATGAAGTGCTGGTGGTGGATTATAAAACCAACCGCCCGCCACCCGAACGCGTTGAAGATGTACAGCAAGTGTATGTTCGGCAGATGGCGCTTTATGCCAAAGCTTTGGAAGGTATTTATAAGGATAAAACAGTGCGAGGTGCCTTGCTGTGGACAGACGCATCACGCCTGATGGAACTTCCCAAGCCTATGTTAGATGCTGCCCTGAACAGTGTTTAA